CCCAACCCCGGGGTGATCCCGGCCTGCGCCAACTTCGCCACCCGCTCCTTGAGGTCGACGAAGATCTCGTCGCGCGTGGCCTTACCGTCCAGAACTGTCGCACCCACGCCCGACATTCTTGCATTGCCGGGTTGCATTGCCGGCTGGCCTTCGGCGTCGCCCCGACACCGCGTCAGGCTGCTTTGACAGAGCCCGCCGCCGGGGTGTTGAGTTCGTGGTGTGGACACCAGCCCAAATGTGTTCAGTCCGGCCCGGCTGGGCCCGCTGACCCTGCGCAACCGCATCATCAAGGCCGCGACCTTCGAGGCCGCGTCCCCGGATGCCCTGGTCACCGACGACCTGATCAACTTCCACCGTCGCCCGGCCGCCGGCGGAGTCGGCATGACCACGGTCGCCTACTGCGCGGTCGCCCCCGGCGGCCGGACCGACGGCTGGCAGATCTGGATGCGCCCGGAAGCCGTGCCCGGCCTGCGCAAGCTCACCGACGCCGTGCACGCCGAGGGCGCTGCGATCAGCGCGCAGATCGGACACGCCGGCCCGGTGGCCAACGCCAAGACCAACAAGGCCCGCGCGCTGGCCCCGGTGCGGTTCTTCAACCCGCTGTCGATGCGATTCGCCAAGAAGGCCACCATCGAGGACATCCGCGAGGTCACCGAGGCACACGCCAACGCGGCCCGCCTGGCCATCGACGCGGGCTTCGACGCGGTCGAGATCCACCTCGGCCACAACTATCTGGCCAGCTCGTTTCTGAGCCCGCTGATCAACCGGCGCACCGACGAGTTCGGCGGATCCCTGGAGAACCGCGCCAAGGTGGCCCGCGGCGTCGTCCGCGCCGTGCGCCAGGCCGTCGGGGATCAGATCGCGGTCACCGCGAAGCTCAACATGTCCGACGGTGTGCGGGGCGGGATCTCCCTGGAGGAGTCGCTGCAGACCGCGAAGTGGCTCGAGGAAGACGGCGGCCTGGACGCCCTGCAGCTCACCGCGGGCTCCTCGCTGGTCAACCCGATGTACCTGTTCCGCGGCGACGCCCCGGTCAAGGAGTTCTCGGCGGTGTTCAAGCCGCCCATCAGCTGGGGCATGCGGATGACCGGCAAGAAGTTCCTGCGCGAGTACCCGTACCGGGAGGCCTACCTGTTGCGGGAGGCCAGCCAGTTCCGCGCCGAGTTGAAGCTGCCGCTGATCCTGCTCGGCGGCATCACCAACCGCGAGACCATGGATCGGGCGATGGCCGAGGGTTTCGACTTCGTCGCGATGGGCCGCGCGCTGTTGGCCGAGCCGGACCTGTTGAACCGCATCGAGGCCGACGGCGACGCGCACACCGTGAAATCCGTGTGCACGCACTGCAACCTGTGCATGCCGACCATCTACCGCCACACCCATTGCGTGCTGACCGGCGCTCCGGACCGCTAGACCGTTACAG
This DNA window, taken from Mycolicibacterium sp. MU0050, encodes the following:
- a CDS encoding NADH:flavin oxidoreductase, coding for MDTSPNVFSPARLGPLTLRNRIIKAATFEAASPDALVTDDLINFHRRPAAGGVGMTTVAYCAVAPGGRTDGWQIWMRPEAVPGLRKLTDAVHAEGAAISAQIGHAGPVANAKTNKARALAPVRFFNPLSMRFAKKATIEDIREVTEAHANAARLAIDAGFDAVEIHLGHNYLASSFLSPLINRRTDEFGGSLENRAKVARGVVRAVRQAVGDQIAVTAKLNMSDGVRGGISLEESLQTAKWLEEDGGLDALQLTAGSSLVNPMYLFRGDAPVKEFSAVFKPPISWGMRMTGKKFLREYPYREAYLLREASQFRAELKLPLILLGGITNRETMDRAMAEGFDFVAMGRALLAEPDLLNRIEADGDAHTVKSVCTHCNLCMPTIYRHTHCVLTGAPDR